A single region of the Halopiger xanaduensis SH-6 genome encodes:
- a CDS encoding type II/IV secretion system ATPase subunit has product MPSNEAAADGERSGVVPTLLAGIGLESLFDDRETDRGDCDCTLEFEDRTLVVDASNCDGMLAEAPSCRRSVVTALAERDADAIVVRSNGLQYRYDAEAAALLGAAGRFVELFGSRDDGLARDVARDPLGEAATLETRVDAIGDVARESGLLDAVSGVGEYADVFSPRTGLEIAYYFVERAIDDTGRARLTDVRELATGSTARVYERADRLPLYALEVVDLSLSPAERELLVDGYEAIAEGWVDGDRAPSRAVELVSEADEPVDPTLTAILEKHTDGYGVLEDLFADPAVTDVYATSPVTANPLRVECDGVAMETNVHLTEIGAEALASRIRRTSGRAFSRAKPTIDATASLANGRGLRIAGVTDPVADGTGFAFRERSDDRFTLPALVANGTVPPAVAGFLSVAIERNAAALIAGTRGAGKTTLLGTLLYEVTPDTRTVLIEDTPELPVAALQSVGRDVQALRTGTGDGPEISPADALRTALRLGDGALVVGEIRGEEAAVLYEAMRVGANANAVLGTIHGDGASAVYERVVSDLGVEPSSFAATDLVVTVQSYRTGEGRSRRVARVEEVLGDGEDVRFEPLYELEGSEAAPTGRIDRGESRFVNAIAGPTEAYADVRETIADRTDAMRALAEDGRVSPDDVAAAYADRG; this is encoded by the coding sequence ATGCCATCGAACGAGGCCGCGGCCGACGGCGAGCGATCGGGCGTCGTGCCGACGCTGCTCGCCGGAATCGGCCTCGAGTCCCTCTTCGACGACCGGGAGACGGATCGCGGCGACTGCGACTGTACGCTCGAGTTCGAGGACCGAACGCTCGTCGTCGACGCGTCGAACTGCGACGGCATGCTCGCCGAGGCGCCGTCGTGCCGCCGGTCGGTCGTCACCGCACTGGCCGAGCGCGATGCTGACGCGATCGTCGTTCGCTCGAACGGACTGCAGTACCGGTACGACGCCGAAGCGGCGGCGCTACTCGGCGCCGCCGGCCGGTTCGTCGAACTGTTCGGCTCGCGCGACGACGGGCTGGCGCGCGATGTCGCGCGCGATCCGCTCGGGGAAGCGGCGACCCTCGAGACGCGGGTCGACGCGATCGGCGACGTCGCCCGCGAGTCCGGGTTGCTCGACGCCGTCTCGGGTGTCGGCGAGTACGCGGACGTATTCTCGCCGCGAACGGGCCTGGAAATCGCCTACTACTTCGTCGAGCGGGCGATCGACGACACGGGCCGGGCTCGACTCACCGACGTCAGGGAGCTCGCGACCGGAAGCACGGCGCGGGTTTACGAACGCGCGGATCGACTGCCGCTGTACGCGCTCGAGGTCGTCGACCTTTCGCTGTCGCCGGCCGAACGCGAACTGCTCGTCGACGGCTACGAGGCGATCGCCGAGGGGTGGGTCGACGGCGACCGCGCGCCCTCTCGCGCCGTCGAACTCGTCTCCGAGGCGGACGAGCCCGTCGATCCGACGCTGACGGCGATCCTCGAGAAGCACACGGACGGCTACGGCGTGCTCGAGGATCTGTTCGCCGATCCGGCGGTCACCGACGTCTACGCCACGTCGCCGGTAACGGCGAATCCGCTCCGAGTCGAGTGCGACGGGGTCGCGATGGAGACCAACGTCCACCTCACCGAGATCGGTGCGGAGGCGCTGGCCTCTCGCATCCGGCGAACCAGCGGCCGAGCGTTCTCGCGGGCGAAGCCGACGATCGACGCGACGGCGTCGCTGGCGAACGGTCGCGGGCTTCGCATCGCGGGCGTTACCGATCCGGTCGCGGACGGAACCGGCTTCGCGTTCCGCGAGCGGTCCGACGACCGGTTCACGCTGCCCGCGCTGGTCGCCAACGGGACGGTGCCGCCGGCCGTCGCGGGCTTTCTCTCGGTCGCGATCGAGCGCAACGCCGCGGCGCTGATCGCCGGCACCCGCGGCGCGGGGAAGACGACGCTGCTGGGAACCCTGCTCTACGAGGTGACGCCGGACACGCGGACGGTGCTCATCGAGGACACGCCCGAGTTGCCGGTCGCCGCGCTCCAGTCGGTCGGGCGCGACGTGCAGGCGCTTCGAACCGGTACCGGCGACGGTCCCGAAATCTCGCCGGCGGACGCGCTCCGGACGGCCCTCCGACTGGGGGACGGCGCGCTGGTCGTCGGCGAGATCCGCGGCGAGGAAGCCGCGGTCCTCTACGAGGCGATGCGCGTCGGTGCGAACGCCAACGCGGTGCTGGGGACCATCCACGGCGACGGGGCGTCGGCGGTGTACGAGCGCGTCGTCTCCGATCTGGGGGTCGAGCCGTCGTCGTTCGCCGCGACCGACCTCGTCGTCACGGTCCAGTCGTACCGAACCGGCGAGGGACGCAGCCGCCGGGTCGCTCGCGTCGAGGAGGTACTCGGCGACGGCGAGGACGTCCGGTTCGAACCGCTGTACGAACTCGAGGGCTCCGAAGCGGCGCCGACCGGCCGTATCGACCGGGGCGAGAGCCGGTTCGTCAACGCGATCGCCGGCCCGACCGAAGCGTACGCCGACGTCAGGGAGACGATCGCCGACCGAACCGACGCGATGCGGGCCCTCGCCGAGGACGGGCGGGTGTCACCGGACGACGTCGCCGCGGCGTACGCCGACAGAGGATAA
- a CDS encoding DUF7284 family protein: MVRPDPDRAISTVMDVSLALLLISASVLLIGVHLSRDDSSVDRDRGDRSYQTVTGSTVTITYDLRAENESGVAAVDETDQFDVPDGYEPDEAPDAYRVTRYGPASGLLVEAAIVNVDYDGTRPFAYGHEVEASVDAAIQRQLVGADDSIYVVATWEPYEDSSFGGTATSGDRPAQSVAVSSASGTVSTTMAGADYEEIAAAYHEGQRTSGDGLEAAANALASTIIEAMFPVAETQYALESTRTENAVTTYDYRKLALALDGAELRDDVNEEIVGSNPNAERANELLADALAETVAEDMHDHEISDDLERTYDELRPAPREDEFVAEAEPLLEEYISIETADLTVQTTE, translated from the coding sequence ATGGTGAGGCCGGATCCCGACCGGGCGATTTCGACCGTGATGGACGTCTCGCTGGCGCTGTTGCTTATCAGCGCAAGCGTATTGCTCATCGGCGTCCACCTCTCGCGCGACGATAGCTCGGTCGATCGGGACCGCGGGGATCGTTCGTACCAGACGGTCACCGGGTCGACCGTGACGATCACCTACGACCTCCGGGCCGAAAACGAGTCCGGCGTCGCAGCGGTGGACGAGACGGATCAGTTCGACGTTCCGGACGGGTACGAGCCCGACGAGGCACCCGACGCGTACCGCGTCACGAGATACGGCCCGGCGAGCGGCCTCCTGGTCGAGGCGGCGATCGTGAACGTCGACTACGACGGTACGCGGCCGTTCGCGTACGGCCACGAGGTCGAAGCGTCCGTCGACGCAGCGATTCAGAGACAGCTCGTCGGCGCCGACGATTCGATCTACGTCGTCGCGACGTGGGAACCCTACGAGGACAGTTCGTTCGGCGGGACCGCGACCAGCGGCGACCGACCGGCGCAGTCGGTGGCCGTCTCGAGCGCGAGCGGGACGGTTTCGACGACGATGGCCGGGGCCGACTACGAGGAGATTGCAGCCGCCTACCACGAGGGACAGCGCACGAGCGGCGACGGACTCGAGGCCGCCGCGAACGCGCTCGCGTCGACGATCATCGAGGCGATGTTCCCCGTCGCCGAAACCCAGTACGCCCTGGAGTCGACGCGCACCGAGAACGCGGTGACGACCTACGACTACCGGAAGCTCGCGTTGGCGCTGGACGGAGCGGAGTTACGGGACGACGTGAACGAGGAAATCGTTGGCTCGAATCCGAACGCCGAGCGTGCGAACGAACTGCTCGCCGACGCGCTCGCGGAGACGGTCGCCGAGGACATGCACGACCACGAAATTTCCGACGACCTAGAACGGACGTACGACGAGCTGCGTCCCGCACCGCGCGAGGACGAGTTCGTCGCCGAAGCGGAACCGCTCCTCGAGGAGTACATTTCGATCGAAACTGCGGACCTGACGGTCCAGACAACCGAATAA
- a CDS encoding DUF7285 family protein, which produces MSRWSQSRAQTEPFAAIVAVGILVVGIGIYAVAYQSVLPGTSRHATADRTIDRVWDDLEDNGVFYAHDDPTLRDRIDDTEPLPAGATVYVRITAIDEDANRLTVDAAFPSGYPNHDTSPSAVEQYVAEDGIPDDASVATRSVPVTVENEADVRSGTLRVAVW; this is translated from the coding sequence ATGTCACGCTGGTCGCAGTCTAGGGCTCAGACGGAACCGTTCGCGGCGATCGTCGCGGTCGGAATCCTGGTCGTCGGGATCGGAATCTACGCGGTTGCGTACCAGAGCGTGCTTCCGGGAACCAGCCGACACGCGACGGCCGACCGGACGATCGACCGCGTCTGGGACGACCTCGAGGACAACGGCGTGTTTTACGCGCACGACGATCCCACGCTCAGGGATCGTATCGACGATACCGAGCCGCTCCCAGCCGGTGCGACGGTGTACGTGCGTATCACGGCGATCGACGAGGATGCGAATCGGCTGACCGTCGACGCAGCGTTTCCGTCGGGGTATCCGAACCACGACACGTCCCCGTCCGCAGTCGAGCAGTACGTGGCGGAAGACGGCATCCCCGACGACGCCTCCGTTGCAACGCGGTCGGTTCCGGTCACCGTCGAGAACGAGGCTGACGTTCGATCCGGAACGCTCCGGGTGGCAGTATGGTGA
- a CDS encoding DUF7311 family protein — MIRYVVAVLLTLAIFGLAGLAIDDAAGEATERELRSELAAVEAAAVDLEASEEVSPAGHPNPRRVVEFSVPTRSLTRAGVDRLEIEPVADDASVARYVLTDGTRGRMILESRLVYCEPTADRTTEIGWSGTKAVRLALRPDADGRPVVVATFPDS; from the coding sequence ATGATCCGGTACGTGGTCGCGGTCCTCCTGACGCTCGCAATCTTCGGACTGGCCGGGCTCGCGATCGACGACGCGGCCGGCGAGGCGACCGAACGCGAACTCCGCAGCGAACTCGCGGCCGTCGAAGCGGCGGCGGTCGACCTCGAGGCGAGCGAAGAAGTTTCCCCCGCCGGCCATCCGAACCCGCGGCGGGTGGTCGAGTTTTCGGTCCCGACGCGTTCGCTGACTCGAGCGGGCGTCGACCGCCTCGAGATCGAACCGGTCGCCGACGACGCCAGCGTCGCGCGGTACGTGCTGACCGACGGCACGCGCGGGCGGATGATCCTCGAGAGCCGTCTCGTCTACTGCGAGCCGACGGCCGATCGGACGACCGAAATCGGCTGGAGCGGCACGAAGGCCGTCCGACTCGCGCTCCGCCCGGACGCCGACGGCCGACCGGTCGTCGTCGCGACGTTTCCGGACTCCTGA
- a CDS encoding DUF7310 family coiled-coil domain-containing protein, with translation MTDLDRLEQRLSAVERVVVDGDAALDELAEVAALAETVADLETRVDEHERRLADLEAAVRSLEGYVGNVESINDDVERQAASAVATVDRLERRVDRLEVELDDVRGGVLREPTERETEGTRSGSDSDDGAGEGGAGSAFEFDDESIDGTDAADDPSESASLEFATGAGDDGTGAETAQTPEETVADIVAGSDEPRPREDAPSRGDRPAQPDDETDGDDAESGLFGSLRARFP, from the coding sequence ATGACCGACCTCGATCGACTCGAGCAGCGGTTGTCGGCCGTCGAGCGCGTCGTCGTCGACGGCGACGCGGCGCTGGACGAACTCGCGGAAGTGGCGGCGCTCGCCGAGACCGTCGCCGACCTCGAGACGCGCGTCGACGAACACGAGCGACGGCTCGCCGACCTCGAAGCGGCGGTCCGGTCGCTCGAGGGGTACGTCGGCAACGTCGAATCGATCAACGACGACGTCGAGCGACAGGCCGCGTCAGCGGTTGCAACGGTCGATCGACTCGAGCGCCGAGTCGACCGGCTCGAGGTCGAACTCGACGATGTCCGGGGCGGCGTTCTTCGAGAACCGACCGAAAGGGAGACGGAAGGGACTCGGTCCGGTTCCGATTCGGACGACGGTGCTGGCGAGGGCGGGGCCGGGTCTGCGTTCGAGTTCGACGACGAGTCGATAGACGGGACGGACGCAGCGGACGACCCGTCCGAGAGCGCGTCGCTCGAGTTCGCGACAGGTGCCGGTGACGACGGAACCGGTGCCGAGACGGCACAGACGCCGGAGGAAACGGTGGCCGACATCGTCGCAGGATCCGACGAACCACGGCCACGCGAGGACGCCCCCTCGAGAGGCGACCGGCCAGCGCAGCCCGACGACGAGACCGACGGCGACGACGCCGAATCGGGACTGTTCGGGTCGCTTCGCGCTCGGTTTCCATGA
- a CDS encoding DUF7382 domain-containing protein codes for MASGRESPSPTVSISVGPRRSFADDDRAIEGLPIRLVIALIVGVVSLGIMLQILGGIDGFQTDTEVDVQFDDATIAEDDDDVSIYVVDEDGNEVTDAVVVAQAGTARMDGALSKETGDDNEVEFDFDSDGELSLAPDQSTGTIEFTVQPPADSDWEDDEPNNELLVVDD; via the coding sequence ATGGCTTCAGGACGAGAGTCACCGTCACCGACCGTATCGATATCCGTCGGCCCGAGGCGCTCGTTCGCCGACGACGATCGGGCGATCGAGGGGTTGCCGATCAGACTCGTGATCGCGCTCATCGTCGGCGTCGTCTCGCTCGGGATCATGCTCCAGATTCTCGGCGGCATCGACGGCTTCCAAACGGACACCGAAGTCGACGTCCAGTTCGACGACGCGACGATCGCGGAGGACGACGACGACGTGAGCATCTACGTCGTCGACGAGGACGGCAACGAGGTGACCGACGCCGTCGTCGTCGCGCAGGCCGGCACGGCGCGGATGGACGGAGCGTTATCTAAAGAGACGGGCGACGATAACGAGGTCGAATTCGACTTCGACAGCGACGGCGAGCTGTCGCTCGCCCCGGACCAGTCGACGGGCACGATCGAGTTCACGGTCCAACCGCCGGCCGACTCCGACTGGGAGGACGACGAGCCGAACAACGAACTGCTGGTGGTCGACGACTGA
- a CDS encoding ATP-binding protein — MSFVIGRGSDAETVQAGRVGTYRALDGSDGADLYVDLDGPHAMLVVGKRGYGKSYTLGVVAEELARASGVAPVIVDPMGVFETLADGSTGEPVPVEVVTEPTVAVDALDPRSWCALLGLSPESGAGSLVWRAAQESATLEEMRDHVAATDAPGADKRAATNHIALAESWGAFDPDGLDAAELAGSAVTVVDVSGLEAAPMNAVCRAVAEALYRARVTGTIDRLPWLLLDEAHAFFAGVAADALHRILTRGRAPGVSLVLATQQPSSLSETAVSQSDVLVAHRLTAEADLAALEAAQPTYVHESLADRLPTDPGSVVVIDDATETIHAARIRRRDTPHGGGSPSAREVADQL; from the coding sequence ATGAGTTTCGTCATCGGACGGGGGAGCGACGCCGAGACGGTACAGGCGGGGCGAGTCGGTACGTACCGCGCGCTCGACGGCAGCGACGGGGCCGACCTGTACGTGGATCTCGACGGCCCGCACGCGATGTTGGTCGTGGGCAAGCGCGGCTACGGGAAGTCCTACACCCTCGGCGTCGTCGCCGAAGAGCTCGCACGCGCGTCCGGCGTCGCGCCGGTGATCGTCGACCCGATGGGCGTCTTCGAGACGCTCGCCGACGGGTCGACCGGTGAGCCGGTTCCGGTCGAGGTTGTCACCGAACCGACCGTCGCGGTCGACGCGCTCGATCCCCGGTCGTGGTGTGCGCTGCTCGGCCTCTCCCCCGAGAGCGGCGCGGGGAGTCTCGTCTGGCGGGCCGCCCAGGAATCGGCGACGCTCGAGGAGATGCGCGATCACGTCGCGGCGACGGACGCGCCGGGGGCCGACAAGCGGGCCGCGACCAACCACATCGCGCTTGCGGAGTCGTGGGGCGCGTTCGACCCGGACGGGCTCGATGCGGCCGAACTCGCCGGCTCGGCGGTCACCGTCGTGGACGTCTCCGGACTCGAGGCCGCCCCGATGAACGCGGTGTGTCGCGCCGTCGCGGAGGCGCTGTACCGCGCACGGGTTACGGGGACGATCGATCGGCTGCCGTGGCTCCTGCTCGACGAGGCCCACGCGTTCTTCGCCGGCGTCGCGGCGGACGCACTACATAGGATACTCACGCGCGGGCGCGCTCCAGGCGTCAGCCTCGTCCTCGCGACCCAGCAGCCGAGTTCGCTCTCGGAGACGGCCGTTTCCCAGTCCGACGTGCTGGTCGCCCACCGGCTGACGGCCGAGGCCGATCTGGCGGCGCTCGAGGCCGCCCAGCCGACGTACGTCCACGAGTCGCTCGCCGACCGGCTCCCGACCGACCCGGGGAGCGTCGTCGTGATCGACGACGCGACGGAGACGATCCACGCCGCCCGGATTCGCCGGCGGGACACGCCTCACGGCGGCGGCAGTCCGAGCGCACGCGAGGTCGCCGATCAGCTGTAA
- a CDS encoding type II secretion system F family protein, which produces MAVESTLVRGLARLYPYPVSASDDLRDSVRFVEPPYDAETVVRAGYGAGLLAAFVPLPLLLYGVPFSFVGFFVLTASLASIHAVHSWPHLAAAFRRTEALGDTPTLVGRAVLRMQIHPSLENAVRFAARTGEGPLARSLAAHVTRSKGTPRAGLLSFAEEWAPHFPALRRSSTLLATAQDAPEGERGRTLERALSAILDGTRSQMAEFTAAIRAPTTMLFAFGILLPLALIALVPAAPMAGVSLNIWMFVLLYDVVLPLCLVGAAIWLLVRRPVAFPPPEIDRTHPDLPDRLWLRAGWGLLAAGATYVTVDAVGPAYLAEIAAFGIGLGVALLAVYSPILELRNRVRNVEENLTDALYIIGRQVAEGESVEAAIELAADRVADETGEMLAHAAGVQRRLHTSVEEAFLGDYGALRDVPSQRARSMAALLAIAGDEGKPAGRAIVAMADHLEELEDVEAETKRELVRVTSTLDNTAAYFGPMVGGATVGMAGMLSAENFDAAAAGMGDATTLATDQLGVVVAVYLLLLAAILTPLSYALRFGMDRTLFGYHVGRTLVSSMVLFVLTVALIDVVLVAPL; this is translated from the coding sequence ATGGCGGTGGAATCGACTCTCGTTCGCGGCCTCGCCCGGCTGTACCCGTACCCGGTCTCGGCCAGCGACGACCTCCGCGACTCCGTCCGATTCGTCGAACCGCCGTACGACGCCGAGACGGTCGTCAGAGCGGGCTACGGCGCAGGATTGCTCGCCGCGTTCGTCCCGTTGCCGCTGTTGCTCTACGGCGTCCCGTTTTCGTTCGTCGGCTTCTTCGTGCTGACGGCGTCGCTCGCGTCGATCCACGCCGTTCACTCGTGGCCGCACCTGGCGGCCGCGTTTCGGCGAACGGAGGCGCTCGGCGATACGCCGACGCTCGTCGGACGCGCGGTCCTGCGCATGCAAATCCACCCCTCGCTCGAGAACGCGGTCCGGTTCGCCGCGCGGACGGGCGAGGGACCGTTAGCCCGGAGCCTCGCCGCCCACGTCACCCGCTCGAAGGGGACGCCGCGGGCCGGCCTGCTGTCCTTCGCCGAGGAGTGGGCGCCGCACTTCCCGGCGCTGCGGCGCTCGTCGACGCTGCTGGCGACCGCACAGGACGCTCCGGAGGGGGAGCGCGGGCGCACGCTCGAGCGGGCGCTGTCGGCCATCCTCGACGGGACGCGGAGTCAGATGGCCGAGTTCACGGCTGCGATCAGGGCGCCGACGACGATGCTGTTCGCCTTCGGCATCCTGCTCCCGCTGGCGCTGATCGCGCTCGTCCCCGCGGCGCCGATGGCGGGCGTCTCGCTCAACATCTGGATGTTCGTGCTCCTCTACGATGTCGTGCTGCCGCTGTGTCTGGTCGGCGCCGCGATCTGGCTGCTCGTGCGCCGCCCCGTCGCCTTTCCGCCGCCGGAGATCGATCGGACGCATCCCGACCTGCCGGATCGGCTCTGGCTCCGCGCGGGCTGGGGACTGCTCGCCGCCGGTGCGACCTACGTCACCGTCGACGCGGTCGGACCCGCGTACCTCGCCGAAATCGCTGCGTTCGGGATCGGCCTCGGCGTCGCCCTGTTGGCGGTCTACAGCCCGATCCTCGAGCTTCGAAACCGCGTGCGCAACGTCGAAGAAAACCTGACCGACGCCCTCTATATCATCGGCCGACAGGTCGCCGAGGGAGAGTCGGTCGAGGCCGCCATCGAACTCGCCGCCGACCGCGTCGCCGACGAGACCGGAGAGATGCTCGCGCACGCGGCCGGCGTCCAGCGGCGCCTGCACACGAGCGTCGAGGAGGCCTTCCTCGGCGACTACGGCGCGCTCCGCGACGTACCCAGTCAGCGAGCCCGGAGCATGGCGGCGCTGCTCGCGATCGCCGGCGACGAGGGGAAGCCGGCCGGCCGCGCGATCGTCGCGATGGCCGACCACCTCGAGGAACTCGAGGACGTCGAGGCGGAGACGAAACGCGAACTCGTGCGCGTGACGAGCACGCTCGACAACACGGCGGCGTACTTCGGCCCGATGGTCGGCGGGGCGACCGTCGGAATGGCGGGGATGCTTTCGGCCGAGAACTTCGACGCCGCCGCTGCGGGAATGGGCGACGCGACGACGCTGGCGACGGACCAACTCGGCGTCGTCGTGGCCGTCTACCTGCTCCTGTTGGCCGCCATTCTGACGCCGCTGTCGTACGCGCTCCGGTTCGGGATGGATCGGACGCTGTTCGGCTACCACGTCGGTCGGACGCTGGTCTCCTCGATGGTGCTGTTCGTGCTGACCGTCGCGTTGATCGACGTCGTTCTGGTCGCGCCGCTGTGA
- a CDS encoding DUF7283 family protein has product MSVLDFIYRTAANDGMDLETPADAWYTYVAVSIVSVALAGLALGVATGPPPDAPAAANAIEGATGSEYAASATYEHDADRVTVDRRTITMENEHGTAHASFSYGVVVPVNGHERLENLTDGASFEDEYEAELRDGDTHALAVFQDEVETAYDENTGDELVAEGTLHARKVTVDSGIDDLEPLTEATTVEVTETDTLPGEDRIRENIREVELRYDGVEGRAIRFSVEGDYAGSGSFEESRDETFRDGSGTISIEIRSSNLHQPAAEPVEYSAEFAGDDELPERTLTSSSLGIDDVHERDNEIEREADFDRDHPAIGLDDGGNYDVTLVAV; this is encoded by the coding sequence GTGAGCGTACTGGATTTTATATACCGTACCGCGGCCAACGACGGCATGGATCTGGAGACGCCCGCCGACGCGTGGTACACCTACGTCGCGGTCTCGATCGTCAGCGTCGCGCTCGCGGGACTCGCGCTGGGTGTCGCAACGGGACCGCCGCCGGACGCGCCGGCGGCGGCGAACGCGATCGAGGGGGCCACGGGCAGCGAGTACGCCGCCAGTGCGACCTACGAGCACGACGCCGACCGCGTGACGGTCGACCGCCGGACGATCACCATGGAAAACGAGCACGGGACCGCTCACGCGAGTTTCTCGTACGGCGTCGTCGTGCCGGTCAACGGCCACGAGCGACTCGAGAACCTCACCGACGGCGCGTCGTTCGAAGACGAATACGAGGCGGAACTTCGAGACGGTGATACCCACGCGCTCGCGGTGTTCCAGGACGAAGTCGAAACGGCCTACGACGAGAACACCGGCGACGAACTCGTCGCCGAGGGCACGCTTCACGCCCGCAAAGTCACGGTCGACTCCGGGATCGACGACCTCGAGCCGCTCACCGAAGCGACCACAGTGGAAGTAACGGAAACCGATACCCTACCGGGAGAGGATCGGATCAGAGAAAATATTCGGGAGGTAGAACTCCGATACGACGGGGTCGAAGGGAGAGCGATTCGCTTCTCCGTCGAAGGGGACTACGCCGGCAGCGGTTCGTTCGAGGAGAGCCGCGATGAGACGTTTCGCGATGGCTCGGGGACGATTTCGATCGAAATCAGATCGTCGAACCTTCACCAACCCGCTGCGGAGCCCGTCGAGTACAGCGCCGAATTCGCAGGTGACGACGAATTACCAGAACGCACACTGACGAGTAGCAGTCTCGGAATCGACGACGTACACGAGCGGGACAACGAAATCGAACGTGAAGCCGATTTCGACCGCGATCATCCGGCAATCGGGCTCGACGACGGAGGGAACTACGATGTCACGCTGGTCGCAGTCTAG
- a CDS encoding ABC transporter permease, whose translation MSREQGPNPPTLEDELNQLDGDGTSWRARLALVRRELGSLRSEKTIMLAIAIQLFIAAFSSFLVVGLVSLYDPGAVDGYQTEVAVTGDGADDLVEVAIRQEGLSARQYDAASAQQAFDRGDVAAVLRTSRTDEGQLFVHVTAPEEGLETTLLVVQLRDALKDLERTERLANADAGRLAETPLFVPSAIQASPYVGFTYTVLLPLLCFLPVFISGSIVVDSLIEERDRGTLTLLRVAPLSLTEIVDAKVAATAALAPLQAVAWMVLLAVNGTSIATPTALVTLVAALSLLVVGVGAIVALVAPDRRQAQLCYSISIVGALVVASLLPEHPANTVAKFAMGSSTGTSWALLAGYCLAGIAAVVALRRIVGGLDTDSL comes from the coding sequence TTGTCGCGTGAGCAGGGGCCGAACCCGCCGACGCTCGAGGACGAGCTGAACCAATTGGACGGCGACGGCACATCTTGGCGCGCTCGCCTGGCGCTCGTCCGCCGAGAACTCGGTTCGCTACGGTCCGAGAAGACGATCATGCTCGCGATCGCGATCCAGTTGTTTATCGCGGCGTTCTCGTCGTTCCTCGTCGTCGGCCTCGTCTCGCTGTACGATCCCGGCGCGGTCGACGGCTACCAGACCGAAGTCGCGGTGACCGGCGACGGCGCCGACGACCTCGTCGAGGTCGCGATCCGGCAGGAGGGCCTCTCCGCCCGCCAGTACGACGCCGCGAGCGCACAGCAGGCGTTCGACCGCGGCGACGTCGCCGCCGTTTTGCGGACCTCGCGGACGGACGAGGGCCAACTGTTCGTCCACGTCACCGCGCCCGAAGAGGGGCTCGAGACGACGCTGCTGGTCGTCCAGTTGCGCGACGCCTTGAAGGATCTCGAGCGCACCGAGCGGCTGGCGAACGCTGACGCGGGGCGGCTAGCTGAGACGCCCCTTTTCGTCCCGTCAGCGATCCAGGCGAGTCCCTACGTCGGCTTCACCTACACCGTCTTGCTGCCGCTGCTTTGCTTCCTGCCGGTGTTCATCAGCGGCTCGATCGTCGTCGACTCGCTGATCGAGGAGCGCGATCGGGGGACGCTCACGCTGCTTCGGGTCGCCCCGCTCTCGCTGACCGAGATCGTCGACGCGAAAGTCGCGGCGACGGCGGCGCTGGCACCGTTGCAGGCCGTCGCCTGGATGGTTCTGCTCGCGGTCAACGGAACGTCGATCGCGACTCCGACGGCGCTGGTTACGCTGGTTGCCGCGCTGTCGCTGCTCGTCGTCGGCGTCGGTGCGATCGTCGCACTGGTCGCACCGGATCGGCGGCAGGCGCAGTTGTGCTACTCGATCAGTATCGTCGGCGCCCTCGTAGTTGCGAGTCTGTTGCCCGAACATCCCGCCAACACCGTCGCGAAGTTCGCGATGGGCAGTTCGACGGGAACGAGTTGGGCGCTCCTCGCGGGCTACTGTCTCGCGGGTATCGCCGCCGTCGTCGCGCTCCGGCGCATCGTCGGCGGGCTCGATACGGACTCGCTGTAA